From a single Fulvivirga ulvae genomic region:
- a CDS encoding M43 family zinc metalloprotease has protein sequence MKQILLLLLSFYITLTVHGQGDKPMCQTDTRMKELYHQHPESRKEAQEFEQLIRHRKQNQIAGKETASTYTIPVVFHVFGSDFAGKTVDDNTIITALEKVNEDFNGLNDDYNTVSALFSGLRSTLDIEFKLAKTDPSGNPTTGINYYPERSGFGNGGGYDSQIRQFAWDNYMYMNVYIMLDLYADGAYNNSGVAWYPDSWMSDNNLSRVVYNGRYLYGNTDKEFASVLTHEFGHWLNLAHTFDNGCSAPGDNVDDTPATTANSGTCNVTTEMCSGAGIPNGENYMDYSSCYKMFTQGQVARMIAALDHASRQPLWQESNLEATGVNNASQPILLYSVSQLYEDDNNSGAIEGNATISAKNGATFATSGMLTQGTHYTATNVPAGLALQINIESSTSAQMSFAGNASSHASSNSVSDISITFLDAAISGGASSIQNPTYSGFALYFQDPYTIVHNDINDITANSSATWTYFTVGYGDGAYGSWYDGGKLRLETYTKPLVCEGSSRNISLLTSGTPIGTNSNWVDGGAYPDEHDLRSSSYTAWDGKTGYVGFRFSSPEGKSLHGWMRVSVNASGNSFTVYEYAYYTKPEGTIAAGSTTVNPAPVAAFTVSATNITPGQSITFSDQSTGTPTAWSWSFPGGTPATSTEQNPTVTYSSPGSYNVELTVTNTNGSNTKTAANFIIVNSGSTTYCSSEGDDASYEHISNVSIGSFSNPTGASTYSDYTGLTIDLVKGSNSFTLTPGFSGSAYNEYFRVWIDYNQDGDFSDSGELAFDAGSASSSAVSGTILVPGSALDGTTRLRVSMRYRSAPQACGSIVYGEVEDYTVNIGNATTINAPGNLTASATSSSASLSWTDNSNNEDGFEVERSTDGTSFSQVSSVAANTTSYNDSGLTPNTTYTYRVRAKKGSSYSAYSNSSSTTTSGGGADYCEVTNGNPSGQYIVNVQIGDIDNSSTHTADGYSDYTSQSTNISSSETLTVTPHNTWSATAAKAWVDWNKDGDFDDTNEEVLNAGGSAGSYSTTVTVPSGISGAVRLRVRVAYSATPTPCDDLYFSEVEDYTLHVGAGSGPSTSSSDFEREISMFPNPSKEGRLNIKLPEYDGDLEVAVLSLQGAIIYHEIIPQQTTDAGAISIRINQKLRGTFLVRVKSNSSSAVRKIQFE, from the coding sequence ATGAAACAAATACTTTTACTATTACTTAGTTTTTATATCACCCTGACCGTTCACGGACAAGGCGATAAACCGATGTGTCAGACTGACACACGGATGAAAGAACTTTATCATCAGCACCCCGAGTCAAGAAAAGAAGCTCAGGAGTTTGAGCAACTGATTAGACACCGAAAGCAAAACCAGATAGCCGGTAAGGAAACTGCTTCGACCTATACTATACCTGTAGTTTTCCATGTCTTTGGGTCTGACTTTGCTGGAAAAACAGTAGATGATAATACCATAATCACGGCATTGGAAAAAGTCAATGAGGACTTTAATGGCCTTAATGATGATTACAATACAGTAAGTGCATTGTTTTCAGGCCTCCGAAGCACACTGGACATCGAGTTTAAACTGGCAAAAACAGACCCTAGCGGTAACCCTACTACCGGTATAAACTATTACCCGGAAAGGTCTGGTTTTGGTAATGGAGGTGGCTACGACAGTCAGATCCGGCAATTTGCATGGGATAATTATATGTATATGAATGTGTATATAATGCTGGATCTCTATGCTGACGGGGCATACAACAATTCCGGTGTGGCCTGGTACCCAGATAGCTGGATGTCTGACAACAACCTGTCCCGTGTTGTTTACAATGGCCGTTATCTGTATGGTAATACTGATAAAGAATTTGCCTCTGTACTCACTCATGAATTCGGGCACTGGCTCAACCTTGCACACACTTTTGACAACGGCTGTAGTGCCCCCGGAGACAACGTAGATGACACGCCCGCTACTACGGCAAACTCCGGGACTTGTAATGTAACCACTGAGATGTGCTCCGGCGCTGGTATCCCTAACGGAGAAAACTATATGGACTACTCTTCTTGCTACAAAATGTTTACGCAGGGGCAGGTAGCCAGAATGATTGCAGCCCTTGACCATGCATCACGCCAGCCACTCTGGCAAGAGTCTAACCTGGAGGCTACAGGCGTAAACAATGCTTCTCAGCCTATTTTGCTTTATTCTGTTTCCCAGCTTTATGAAGATGACAATAACAGCGGTGCCATTGAAGGAAACGCCACAATCAGCGCTAAGAACGGAGCAACATTTGCTACCTCCGGTATGCTTACCCAGGGTACACACTATACAGCTACTAACGTACCGGCAGGCCTTGCTCTGCAAATCAATATTGAAAGCAGTACTTCTGCGCAAATGTCCTTCGCCGGCAATGCTTCATCCCATGCCAGCAGCAATAGCGTATCTGATATTTCCATCACCTTTCTTGATGCAGCCATCTCAGGGGGTGCATCGTCTATACAAAACCCTACGTACAGTGGTTTTGCACTTTATTTTCAAGACCCTTACACCATAGTACACAACGACATCAATGATATTACTGCCAACAGTTCTGCAACATGGACTTACTTCACCGTCGGGTATGGCGACGGTGCTTATGGAAGCTGGTATGACGGCGGGAAGCTGAGACTGGAAACCTATACGAAACCTCTGGTGTGTGAAGGTTCCTCAAGAAATATTTCACTACTTACCAGCGGTACACCAATAGGCACCAACAGCAATTGGGTCGACGGCGGGGCCTACCCTGATGAACATGATTTACGCTCATCATCTTACACCGCCTGGGATGGAAAAACCGGGTATGTCGGGTTCAGATTTTCCAGCCCCGAAGGGAAAAGCCTGCATGGCTGGATGAGGGTGAGTGTAAATGCCAGTGGTAACTCATTCACAGTTTATGAATACGCTTACTATACCAAGCCGGAGGGAACCATCGCAGCAGGCTCTACCACTGTTAATCCGGCTCCTGTTGCCGCGTTTACCGTCTCTGCAACCAACATCACCCCAGGGCAAAGCATTACCTTCTCTGATCAGTCCACAGGTACCCCTACAGCCTGGTCCTGGTCGTTTCCCGGAGGAACCCCTGCTACAAGCACCGAACAAAACCCGACTGTAACCTACAGTAGCCCAGGTTCCTACAATGTGGAGCTTACGGTTACCAATACAAATGGCAGCAATACAAAAACTGCCGCAAATTTCATTATTGTAAATAGTGGTTCAACTACTTATTGTAGTTCGGAGGGAGATGATGCATCATATGAACACATCTCCAATGTGTCCATAGGCAGTTTTTCAAACCCTACCGGGGCTTCAACCTACAGTGATTATACTGGCCTGACCATAGATCTGGTTAAAGGAAGCAACAGCTTCACACTTACGCCTGGTTTTTCCGGCAGTGCCTACAACGAGTATTTCAGAGTATGGATCGATTACAATCAGGACGGAGATTTTTCTGACTCAGGTGAGCTTGCTTTTGACGCGGGAAGTGCCTCATCTTCCGCAGTTTCGGGCACTATTTTAGTCCCCGGCTCTGCCCTTGATGGTACTACAAGGCTCAGGGTAAGCATGAGGTACCGATCAGCGCCACAGGCATGTGGCTCGATCGTGTACGGCGAAGTGGAGGACTATACGGTTAATATTGGCAATGCTACTACTATAAACGCTCCCGGGAACCTTACGGCCAGTGCAACTTCATCATCTGCTTCACTGAGTTGGACAGATAACTCTAATAATGAAGACGGCTTTGAAGTGGAAAGATCAACGGACGGCACTAGCTTCTCCCAGGTATCTTCAGTAGCTGCAAACACAACTTCATATAATGACAGTGGCCTTACGCCAAATACCACTTACACTTATAGGGTAAGGGCCAAAAAGGGATCTTCATACTCCGCATACTCCAATAGCAGCAGTACCACTACATCAGGAGGTGGAGCAGATTACTGTGAAGTGACTAACGGCAATCCTTCAGGACAATATATTGTCAATGTACAGATAGGCGATATCGACAACAGCTCTACGCATACTGCGGATGGCTACTCCGATTATACCAGTCAAAGTACTAACATCTCATCTTCTGAGACGCTCACAGTTACCCCTCATAATACCTGGTCCGCTACTGCAGCCAAGGCATGGGTGGACTGGAATAAAGACGGTGACTTTGATGATACAAACGAAGAGGTACTTAATGCCGGTGGTTCTGCCGGCTCATACAGTACTACGGTTACCGTGCCTTCGGGAATCTCTGGTGCCGTAAGGTTAAGGGTACGGGTAGCTTATAGTGCAACGCCCACTCCATGCGATGACCTGTACTTCAGCGAGGTAGAAGATTATACACTCCATGTCGGTGCCGGTTCAGGGCCATCTACCTCGAGTAGTGATTTTGAAAGAGAGATTAGCATGTTCCCTAATCCATCAAAAGAAGGGCGGCTTAATATCAAATTACCTGAATATGACGGAGACCTTGAGGTGGCCGTATTGAGCCTTCAGGGTGCCATCATTTACCATGAGATCATTCCTCAGCAAACAACGGATGCCGGTGCAATATCGATCCGGATCAATCAAAAATTAAGAGGAACCTTTCTGGTAAGGGTAAAAAGCAACAGTTCTTCTGCAGTAAGAAAAATTCAGTTCGAATAA
- a CDS encoding GEVED domain-containing protein, producing MLPHKSKFLLFALLLLAQTYSKGQMQPPRTLQDHNDDYCSRMHTANSHKKNNHKKVPGPAYDRSVLSPYEIVQAACPTDAAGWAALSTSELVDQLKASDYACFGSFFNVESTYAPGIFSNANMQAVASAMYNLSVSYDGTRASGLYGLVYYLHAASYQDFYNDAVSMNATTTDSYIMACEALTDNPNLFLLTEDALDILDEYLILLDFPGLRHKASVLNVVKRVMTDLVINKVWQSLPDELLRTYSRACNRVFFLMFRGMQDDAYINAVDGDAEYFDLIYTISSSTELQNNDEFNYITENAAAEIARAAESPLLIDDVEGHLVSIINNSPRLSPGWLKAIEALNEYGNCAAYSLCENIEDLKVELNEMLFPNSYTFDDGDIRIRTPLDENEIQGLYHAAKQSQSQFFRMLQTDEPVAGDVNEVLNIVVFGSKQQYEDYATYLFNIATNNGGMYIERGATFYTWDRTVGVESSLSLEALFRHEYTHYLQGRYLIPGYWGEGEIYNDSRLVWFEEGMAEFFAGSTETEGIKLLASNANNIANSQGEWPSLNTVLNSSYSSGNFYHYHYGNMVWYNFYINDFSKIKTLFELTRSNDVAGFDNMVNQMRSNDEAGFTSFLTDVANGTVEGWEPETSWLNDDYLAIGSVADIESEFIGITNLTSAAASLDATAMNRRFRIDATITGSGSVSNNADAARSVEDALDGILLNLRENPLLNNFSYSIGYFKNLTYNSGTPTADIVILGPLKDANIPDTPQPEFSAMNTEAIAGGEVRFNNLSNGYIKSLVWSFPGGSPSSIENETNPVITYNNPGTYDVTLNVTGNDGAYSKSKASYITIYEKSDLTYCSASGSRDDNYINRLKFGSLDNPSGYQNYSDFTNQITRLTPGTSETLTIGTKNSYWSGNAVGAWIDWNADGDFDDTGEEVFNLYGAGPYETAVNVPSDAVLGVTTLRIRVGYGSADKIVACGDDTYIGEVEDYSIVISEESSSAPAAAFSASKTTIAAGESISFTDQSSNTPTTWAWTFPGGTPASSNAQNPVVNYTTPGIYDVTLTASNANGSDTKTVTGYITVEAASGYCASSSERAAYEYIANVEIEEFSNPSDSSKYSDFTHLTTTLRLGNNNITLTPGFLDVSFDEYFRVWVDFNQDGDFDDNGELAFDAGSASSSAVTGTITVPETALTGTTRMRVSMQFATAPEACGLIGDGEVEDYSVEILENPIPEAPSALTAELTSFTAITLSWEDNSDNEDGFEIERMAAGGAFEPIGTVTSDITNYADAGLDSNTTYTYRVRAKNGDAFSGYSNTSSATTPDLIHCAADNNTSASEQHISKVAIGTINNNSSHNATGYSDFTDQSTNIASVAELAVTPNQTTAETKAKAWVDWNRDGDFDDLGEEVLSAGGAGDVYNSVITVPAGTEAGEVVLRIRVARGATPTACGSIALSEVEDYTLNVEDVVSSTKFGETVSQENVNLYPNPSRQSQFYLSYPERAGDLEVTVTSMQGTVIHRQQILSQNPNHEAFAIKINQPVSGIYLVHIKGKAETIVKKIHFE from the coding sequence ATGTTACCCCATAAATCTAAATTCCTGCTATTTGCGCTGCTCTTGCTGGCACAAACTTATTCAAAAGGTCAGATGCAACCACCTCGGACGCTACAGGACCATAATGACGATTACTGTTCCCGAATGCATACTGCAAATAGCCACAAAAAAAATAATCATAAAAAGGTGCCTGGTCCTGCATATGATCGCAGTGTTCTCTCCCCATATGAAATCGTACAGGCGGCCTGCCCTACCGATGCTGCAGGCTGGGCTGCACTTAGTACATCTGAATTGGTAGATCAACTCAAAGCCAGTGATTACGCATGCTTTGGAAGCTTTTTCAATGTTGAGTCTACATACGCTCCCGGCATATTCTCTAACGCCAATATGCAGGCGGTTGCATCAGCTATGTACAACCTTTCTGTAAGCTATGACGGCACCAGGGCCAGCGGGCTTTACGGTTTGGTTTATTACCTACATGCAGCGAGCTATCAGGATTTTTACAATGACGCCGTGAGTATGAATGCAACTACAACCGACAGTTATATTATGGCCTGCGAAGCACTTACGGACAACCCGAATCTTTTTTTACTAACTGAAGATGCGCTGGATATCCTTGATGAATACCTCATTTTGCTTGACTTCCCTGGCCTAAGGCACAAGGCCAGTGTATTGAATGTAGTCAAACGTGTAATGACCGACCTGGTGATCAATAAAGTCTGGCAATCACTCCCCGATGAATTGCTTCGCACATACTCCAGAGCCTGCAATCGCGTGTTCTTCCTGATGTTCCGCGGTATGCAGGATGATGCTTACATTAATGCCGTGGACGGAGATGCCGAATATTTCGACCTTATTTATACCATCAGTTCAAGTACCGAGCTTCAAAATAATGATGAATTTAACTATATAACTGAAAATGCCGCGGCAGAAATAGCACGGGCCGCCGAATCGCCATTGTTGATCGACGATGTTGAAGGGCACCTGGTTAGTATCATCAATAACTCTCCCCGCCTAAGCCCCGGCTGGCTCAAAGCTATTGAGGCACTAAACGAATATGGCAATTGTGCCGCATATAGCCTGTGTGAAAACATTGAGGACCTGAAAGTCGAACTGAATGAGATGCTATTCCCTAATTCGTATACTTTTGATGATGGCGACATAAGGATCCGGACTCCGCTGGATGAAAATGAAATCCAGGGCCTTTATCATGCAGCCAAGCAATCCCAAAGTCAATTTTTCAGAATGTTGCAAACCGATGAACCGGTGGCCGGCGATGTCAATGAAGTTTTGAACATTGTAGTTTTCGGTTCTAAACAGCAGTATGAAGACTATGCAACATACCTCTTCAATATAGCCACCAATAACGGAGGTATGTACATAGAGCGAGGTGCAACTTTCTACACCTGGGACCGCACCGTAGGTGTGGAAAGTTCCCTGTCACTGGAAGCATTGTTCAGGCATGAATACACCCACTACCTGCAGGGAAGGTATTTGATCCCGGGCTATTGGGGTGAAGGTGAAATCTATAATGATAGCCGCTTGGTGTGGTTTGAAGAAGGTATGGCCGAGTTTTTTGCCGGCTCTACAGAAACGGAAGGTATCAAATTGCTGGCATCCAATGCAAACAATATTGCCAATAGCCAGGGAGAGTGGCCGTCACTCAATACAGTGCTAAACTCAAGTTACTCCAGTGGCAACTTCTATCACTATCACTATGGTAATATGGTGTGGTACAACTTCTATATAAATGATTTCAGTAAGATCAAAACCTTATTTGAACTGACCAGGAGTAATGATGTTGCAGGCTTTGATAATATGGTAAATCAAATGAGAAGCAATGATGAAGCTGGTTTCACCTCGTTTCTCACCGACGTAGCCAATGGTACGGTAGAGGGCTGGGAGCCTGAAACCAGTTGGCTGAATGATGATTACCTGGCCATTGGTTCTGTGGCAGATATTGAAAGCGAATTTATTGGTATAACCAATCTTACTTCGGCCGCTGCCTCCCTGGATGCCACCGCCATGAACAGACGTTTCCGCATTGATGCCACTATTACCGGATCAGGCTCCGTAAGCAACAATGCCGATGCAGCCCGCTCGGTTGAAGATGCTCTTGATGGTATCCTGCTCAATTTGAGAGAGAACCCTTTACTGAATAATTTCAGCTATTCCATTGGCTACTTTAAAAACCTCACCTACAACTCAGGGACACCAACCGCTGATATTGTGATTCTGGGGCCACTTAAAGACGCTAATATACCTGATACTCCACAGCCTGAGTTTTCAGCAATGAATACAGAAGCCATTGCCGGAGGCGAGGTCAGGTTCAATAATTTATCCAACGGTTATATTAAATCTCTTGTGTGGTCATTTCCCGGTGGGTCTCCGTCAAGTATTGAAAATGAGACCAACCCAGTAATCACTTATAATAATCCGGGCACCTATGATGTTACCTTAAATGTTACAGGCAATGACGGGGCATACAGTAAATCAAAGGCTTCCTACATTACAATTTATGAAAAGAGCGACCTTACTTATTGCAGTGCATCAGGCAGCAGGGATGACAACTACATCAACCGGCTAAAATTCGGCTCTCTAGACAACCCCTCTGGATACCAAAATTATAGTGATTTCACTAATCAAATTACACGCCTTACTCCGGGAACTTCCGAAACCTTGACTATAGGCACAAAAAACAGCTATTGGAGCGGCAATGCCGTTGGCGCCTGGATTGACTGGAATGCAGACGGGGACTTTGACGACACCGGTGAAGAGGTATTCAACCTTTATGGGGCAGGACCTTACGAAACCGCTGTAAATGTACCTTCAGATGCTGTTTTAGGAGTAACAACACTGAGAATAAGGGTGGGCTACGGCTCAGCCGATAAAATAGTGGCTTGCGGCGATGATACCTACATCGGTGAGGTAGAGGATTATTCAATTGTAATCAGCGAAGAGTCCTCATCGGCTCCGGCAGCTGCCTTTTCTGCATCAAAAACAACCATTGCTGCAGGAGAAAGCATTAGTTTTACGGACCAATCATCCAACACTCCGACAACCTGGGCATGGACCTTCCCGGGGGGCACGCCTGCAAGCAGCAACGCACAAAATCCCGTGGTTAACTACACCACTCCCGGTATATATGATGTAACGCTGACTGCAAGCAATGCAAATGGCAGCGATACGAAGACTGTCACTGGATATATTACCGTAGAAGCAGCATCCGGCTACTGTGCATCTTCATCAGAGAGGGCTGCCTATGAGTACATCGCCAATGTGGAAATAGAAGAATTCTCCAATCCTTCCGACTCATCCAAATACAGTGATTTCACCCACCTGACCACGACATTACGCCTGGGAAATAACAACATAACCCTTACCCCGGGCTTTTTGGATGTATCCTTCGATGAATACTTCCGGGTATGGGTCGACTTTAATCAGGATGGAGACTTTGATGACAATGGTGAACTGGCCTTTGATGCTGGCAGTGCTTCCTCATCAGCCGTAACCGGTACAATCACGGTACCTGAAACTGCTCTGACGGGCACAACACGCATGCGAGTGAGTATGCAATTTGCCACTGCTCCTGAAGCCTGCGGTCTTATAGGAGATGGTGAGGTTGAGGATTATAGCGTAGAGATTCTCGAAAACCCTATTCCTGAAGCTCCGTCTGCACTCACTGCCGAGCTTACCTCTTTTACTGCAATTACTCTCAGCTGGGAAGATAATTCTGACAACGAGGACGGTTTTGAGATAGAAAGAATGGCAGCAGGAGGAGCTTTCGAGCCAATCGGAACTGTAACTTCTGATATTACAAACTATGCAGATGCCGGCCTAGATAGCAACACTACCTATACTTACCGGGTAAGAGCTAAGAACGGTGATGCTTTTTCAGGGTACTCCAACACCAGCAGTGCTACCACTCCTGATCTGATTCATTGTGCTGCAGATAACAATACCTCTGCCAGCGAACAGCATATCAGTAAAGTGGCCATAGGTACAATCAATAACAACTCAAGCCACAATGCTACCGGATACTCAGACTTCACTGACCAAAGCACAAATATAGCATCCGTGGCAGAGCTGGCTGTAACGCCGAACCAGACAACAGCAGAAACAAAGGCCAAAGCGTGGGTAGACTGGAACCGGGATGGTGACTTTGATGACCTTGGTGAAGAAGTACTTAGTGCCGGAGGAGCGGGTGATGTATACAATTCAGTAATCACCGTACCTGCAGGTACCGAAGCTGGTGAGGTGGTCCTAAGAATAAGAGTTGCCAGGGGAGCAACACCAACAGCATGCGGCAGCATTGCGCTAAGCGAAGTGGAAGATTATACGTTAAATGTTGAAGACGTGGTGTCGTCAACGAAGTTTGGGGAAACGGTCTCTCAGGAAAATGTGAATTTATATCCAAATCCTTCAAGACAGTCTCAATTCTATCTTTCTTATCCCGAGAGGGCCGGTGATTTGGAGGTAACGGTTACCAGTATGCAGGGTACGGTAATACATAGGCAGCAGATACTGTCTCAAAATCCTAACCACGAGGCATTTGCAATAAAAATAAACCAACCTGTAAGCGGAATATACCTGGTGCATATCAAGGGTAAGGCTGAAACAATAGTTAAGAAAATACACTTCGAATAA
- a CDS encoding GNAT family N-acetyltransferase: MLGEYTIREAKPGDMDEIIGLSYEHAAFERAEIPAHVDWQVLADHIFHHKDVYCLVVEDQDQVVGFATLMKQFSTWDAAYYLYLDCLYLKSIARGKGLGQVMMQKVAALAKSHECGLMQWQTPVFNEPAIRFYERLGAASQDKKRFFWKL, translated from the coding sequence ATGCTAGGAGAGTATACAATCAGAGAGGCAAAGCCCGGTGACATGGATGAGATCATCGGGCTTAGCTATGAGCATGCAGCTTTTGAAAGAGCCGAAATCCCGGCTCATGTGGATTGGCAGGTGCTGGCGGATCATATTTTTCATCATAAGGATGTGTATTGCCTTGTGGTTGAAGATCAGGATCAGGTTGTCGGTTTCGCCACATTGATGAAGCAATTCTCTACATGGGATGCGGCTTACTACCTCTATCTCGATTGTTTGTATTTGAAAAGTATAGCCAGGGGCAAAGGACTTGGTCAGGTGATGATGCAGAAAGTAGCTGCATTGGCCAAATCTCATGAGTGTGGTTTGATGCAATGGCAGACCCCGGTTTTTAATGAGCCTGCCATCAGGTTTTATGAAAGGCTTGGGGCCGCTTCGCAGGATAAGAAAAGATTCTTTTGGAAGTTGTAA
- a CDS encoding rhodanese-like domain-containing protein produces the protein MNKQIEFYESKLAYEMDPSDLFDALENMEDVVVIDARQSFGYEKEHIPGAINIPHREMSEGTTKHLDKSKTYVCYCDGIGCNASTKGALNMARMGFKVKELIGGIEWWKFDGYATGGTGATAGSEIQCAC, from the coding sequence ATGAACAAGCAAATTGAATTTTACGAAAGCAAGCTGGCTTATGAAATGGATCCGTCTGACTTATTTGATGCACTTGAAAATATGGAAGATGTGGTAGTGATCGATGCCCGGCAAAGCTTTGGTTATGAAAAGGAGCATATTCCCGGAGCTATCAATATTCCACACCGTGAAATGTCTGAGGGGACTACAAAACACCTCGATAAGTCCAAAACCTATGTCTGCTATTGTGACGGCATAGGTTGCAATGCATCCACCAAAGGCGCATTGAATATGGCTCGTATGGGGTTTAAGGTCAAAGAGCTGATCGGTGGAATTGAGTGGTGGAAGTTCGACGGCTATGCCACCGGGGGAACCGGTGCAACTGCCGGGTCGGAAATACAATGTGCATGCTAG
- a CDS encoding LysR family transcriptional regulator produces the protein MELKHFRLIKTIAEEGNIANSSEKLFLTQSALSHQLRELEEQLGFKVFHRSRNKWELTDEGAELHKLANTIHAAIEQGFHSIKNINEGTKGLVRISTECYSFYQGLPTFIQKMAALYPKIDVELILDATHHPVSKILSNDLDIAIATSRPASPDLSCKVLFEDEIFAIMHREHPLATQPYLEAGDFTKAHLIIHSFPLETVSVYQTFLKPNHIIPVRISAIPLTEVALEMVSANMGITCMPHWALKMFRIPEELVFKSIGKNGLKRTHYLISRAEDQSKKYISEFISSFEEDFVG, from the coding sequence ATGGAACTCAAACACTTCCGGCTCATCAAAACCATAGCGGAGGAAGGCAACATTGCCAACTCGTCTGAGAAGCTGTTTCTAACCCAATCGGCCCTGAGCCACCAGCTCCGGGAGCTTGAAGAGCAGTTGGGTTTCAAAGTATTTCACCGGTCACGCAATAAATGGGAGCTTACTGATGAGGGTGCCGAGCTGCACAAGCTGGCCAACACCATTCATGCAGCCATAGAGCAGGGCTTTCATAGTATCAAAAACATTAATGAGGGCACCAAAGGACTGGTCAGGATCAGTACAGAATGCTACTCGTTCTATCAGGGCTTACCGACATTCATCCAAAAAATGGCCGCTCTGTATCCAAAAATAGATGTCGAGCTTATACTCGATGCCACACACCATCCCGTCTCAAAAATACTTTCCAACGATCTGGATATTGCTATAGCAACCTCACGGCCTGCCTCTCCTGATCTCTCCTGTAAGGTATTGTTTGAGGATGAGATCTTTGCCATCATGCACCGGGAGCACCCTTTGGCTACCCAACCTTACCTGGAAGCCGGTGACTTCACCAAAGCCCACCTGATCATCCACTCTTTCCCCCTGGAGACAGTATCAGTTTACCAGACATTCCTAAAGCCAAACCACATTATCCCTGTCCGCATTTCTGCCATACCCCTCACCGAAGTAGCCCTCGAAATGGTAAGCGCCAACATGGGGATCACCTGCATGCCCCACTGGGCATTAAAGATGTTCAGAATCCCTGAAGAGCTGGTATTTAAAAGCATCGGCAAAAATGGCCTGAAAAGGACACATTATCTGATCTCAAGGGCTGAGGATCAGTCCAAAAAGTATATTTCTGAGTTTATTTCGAGCTTTGAGGAGGATTTTGTGGGGTAA
- a CDS encoding ATP-grasp domain-containing protein: MRIIFCNSIIDNKQVEQDYEDEMKSAIKAGFRISLVNFEELAAGNTTTALKLVHKAEKNEQAIYRGWMLTLNQYKNLYDGLAVKHIRLINTPEEYIHCHYLPESYHKIKGKTPKSVWTTELELSTLIKLVSKFGEAPIVIKDYVKSEKHNWNEACYIPDASDSEKVKSTVEKFINLRGDSLNKGLVFRQFEELDFLTDHSKSGMPLTKEFRVFFSQKQYVTMFNYWDEGAYGNTKPKIDEFIEVARNIESNFFTMDVAQKKNGDWIIMELGDGQVAGLPDNANKDEFYKKLKNTFEKCK, encoded by the coding sequence ATGAGAATAATATTTTGTAATAGTATAATAGACAATAAACAAGTTGAGCAAGATTATGAAGATGAAATGAAATCTGCAATAAAAGCAGGGTTTCGAATTTCCCTTGTAAACTTTGAGGAGCTAGCAGCAGGTAATACAACGACAGCTTTAAAACTTGTCCACAAAGCTGAAAAAAATGAACAAGCAATTTACAGAGGCTGGATGTTAACCCTTAATCAATATAAAAACCTCTACGACGGTCTTGCGGTAAAGCATATTCGACTAATCAATACACCTGAAGAATACATTCACTGTCACTATCTGCCTGAATCATATCATAAAATCAAAGGTAAAACCCCTAAATCTGTTTGGACAACAGAACTGGAGCTAAGTACCTTAATAAAACTTGTCTCTAAATTTGGAGAGGCCCCAATAGTTATCAAAGATTATGTGAAATCTGAAAAGCACAACTGGAATGAAGCCTGTTATATACCTGACGCGTCGGATAGTGAAAAGGTAAAATCTACAGTTGAGAAATTCATAAACCTGAGAGGTGATTCATTAAATAAAGGACTAGTCTTTCGACAATTTGAAGAACTCGATTTTTTGACAGATCATTCAAAAAGTGGAATGCCTTTAACAAAAGAGTTCAGGGTCTTTTTTTCACAAAAACAATATGTAACGATGTTCAATTATTGGGATGAAGGAGCATATGGCAATACAAAGCCTAAAATTGATGAATTTATAGAGGTTGCCCGGAATATTGAAAGCAATTTCTTTACCATGGATGTCGCACAAAAGAAAAATGGAGATTGGATAATTATGGAACTCGGTGATGGGCAAGTAGCAGGATTGCCAGACAATGCAAATAAAGATGAGTTTTATAAAAAATTAAAAAATACATTTGAAAAATGTAAATGA